Part of the bacterium genome is shown below.
AAAAAAGAGGCTTATATTTGCGCCAGCCTCAAAAAAGGATAAAAAAGTCCATTATTTGTCGCCGGGCGACTGCCTCTTTCCAACCCCATCGCCGGGACCTTGCCTCCGGCGGGAAAGGATACGCCATGCCTCTGCGCCAGTTCATTGTGCTGTTGCTGCTGTGGGAACTCTGCGCCTGGCCGGCAGACAGTTCCGCCCAGGCCTCCCGGGAACCTGCCGCCTCCCCGCTGCCGCGCCTCCGTCCCTCCCGGATGCTTCCGCCCTCCTCTGAACTGCTCGCCCTCGGAAAGAAAACCTACACCAAAGAATGCGCGCCGTGCCACGGCCTCGATGGCCGCGGCCAGGGTGAGGCCGCATATTTGCTCTATCCCAAGCCGCGGGATTTTGTGACCGCACAATATCGCCTCGTCTCCACCTGGGAGAGGCAGCCGACTGATGTTGATCTCTTCACCACGATCTCCCGCGGCATTCCCGGCTCGGCCATGCCCTCGTGGGCGCATTTGCCGGAAGAAACGCGCTGGGGTCTCGTGCACTACCTCAAAACATTCGCACAGAATCCCATTAACCCCGACACCGCTGTAAGTGAAAGCGGCACGGGCGTCATCAAGGTTCCGCCGGCGCCGCCGTACACCGCCGAGGCCGCTCAGCGCGCGCAGGAATATTTTCGCGATGCCTGCGCTTCCTGTCACGGTGGGAAAGGCAAAGGCGATGGCGTGCAACAACAATTCGACAGCGAGGGCTATCCCACCCGCCCGCGCGATTTGACCGTCGGCGTTTTCAAAGGCATGGCCGCGCCGCAGGAAGTCTATCGCCGCATTGTTGCCGGTCTGCCCGGCACACCAATGCCGATGAGCGATTGGGCCTATGGTAACGATGCGTGGGATTTGACGCATTTCGTCCTGTCGCTGTCGAGTCCGGAGCAGCGTGAACGTGCAGAGATGAGAAAATTCGAAATCGTCGCGCGTTATGTACCGCTGATTCCCGATCATCCCGATGCCAGCGTTTGGCGCGATTCGCCGAACATGAATCTGCACATGATGCCGCTGTGGTGGCGCAACGATCGTCCTGAAATTTTGACCGTGCAAGCAGTGCACGACGGCAAAGAGCTGGCGCTGCGCCTCATGTGGTATGATGACACCAACGACAAAACCGCGATGCGCGTGCAGGATTTCCGCGACGCCGCTGCCGTGTCGTTCACGCTCGATCCCGATCCGCCGTTTTTCGGCATGGGCGAGAAAGGCCGTTTCGTCAACATTTGGATGTGGAAAGCCGAGCGGCAGGCGGATTTGGAAGCGGCATTTCAAGACCTCGACAAAGTCTATCCCAACCTCGGCATCGATTCGTATCCGAATTCGATGCGCTCGGCGCTGGAGCAACCGACGCGGCATGCGCTCACGATGGAATCCGATCCGACGTTTATCACCGGCTGGGGCGCGGGCAATATCGTTTCCGATCCCACGCGCGAAAGCGCCGCCGAAGCGCTCTATGCGCAAGGCTTCGGCACGCTCAAAGCGCATCCCATTCCCGATCAAACCGTGACGGCCAAAGGCGCTTATGACATCGGCACCTATCGTGTTGTCTTTCGCCGCGCGTTCAAAGCCAGCGTGAGTAATGTCAAAGCCGGCAGCAGCGCCGCGAAGATCAGCACGCTCGATTTTGTTCCCGGCCAAACCGTGCGCGTCGCGTTTGCCGTGTGGAATGGCCATGCCGGTGATCGTGATGGGAAGAAGTCGGTGACGATCTGGCAGGATCTCGTCATAGCCAAATAAATCCTATCACTCTCTTACTGCTACTCGTACTCATACTCGTCTTTACCGGTTTTAAGAGCGAGCAGGAGTAGGAGCAGGAGTATGAGCAACGAGGAGAAACTTATGTCCGAGCACAAAATTGAGAATTTCGGCACCCTGAACCGGCGCCAATTTCTGCGCTGGCTGGGCGTCGGCGCGGGAACCACGGTCCTCAACATGGGGCTGCCGCTCAATCTGCTCGCCACCGCGGATCCGGATCAGAATCCCCTCGCCGGCCAGATTGACCGCAATTGGGAAAAGATCTATCGCGACCAGTACAAATACGATTCGTTTTTCGATTGGGTGTGCTCGCCCAACGATACGCATGCCTGCCGCGTGCGCGCGTACGTGCGCAACGGCATTGTGACGCGGCTTGGCTCGACCTATGATTATCAAAACTACGCCGACCTGTACGGCAATCACGCCAGCCACAATTGGAACCCACGCCAATGCGCCAAAGGCTTCACCTTCCACCGCGTCATTTACGGCCCGTATCGCTTGAAGCATCCCATCGTGCGCCGCGGCTGGAAAGCCTGGGCCGATGCCGGCTTTCCCGAATTGACGCCGGAGCTGAAAGCGCAATATAAATTTGACAGCCGCGGCGATGATGAGTTCGTGCAAATTTCCTGGGGAGATGCGTTTGATTGCGTTGCCAAAGCGCTCGTCGCCATTTCCACGCGCTACAGTGGCGACGCGGGCAAGCAGCGATTGCTCAGCCAGGGTTATCAGCCAGAGATGGTCGAAGCCACGCAGGGCGCGGGCACGCGCTGCGTCAAGATGCGCGGCGGCATGGGCCTTTTGGGGGTGTTGGGAAAATACGGCATGTATCGCCTTAATAACTCGCTCGCGCTGCTCGATGCCAAAATTCGCGGCGTCGATCATCATCACGCGCTGGCCGGACGCAACTGGGCGAATTACACCTGGCACGGCGATCAAGCGCCCGGCCAGCCGTGGGTGCACGGCCTGCAAGCCTCCGACTGCGATTTCAACGATCTGCGCTTCTCGAAACTGATTATCATGGACGGCAAGAATCTGGTGGAGAACAAACTCACCGATTCGCACTGGTTCATCGAAACGATGGAGCGCGGCGCGAAGATCGTCGTCATCGCGCCGGAATACGGCCCGCCTTCCACCAAAGCCGATTATTGGATTCCAATTCGCCCGGCCACAGACGCCGCCCTGTGGCTGGGCATCACCAAAATCATGATTGAAAACAAATGGTACGACGACAAGTTCGTCAAGCAATTCACCGATCTGCCGCTGCTGGTGCGCAAAGACAATCTCAAACGCCTACGCGCCACCGAAGTTTTTCCGAATTACCAAAGCGATCTCAAGCCCGACGGCCCGTCGATGAAAATTCAGGGCATGACCAAAGAACAGCATGACAAGCTCGGCGACTATGTGATTTGGGATGCGCAGGAGAACAAGCCTCGCGCCGTCACGCGGGATGACGTCGGCGAGACCATGGCGCAGCAGGGCATCGATCCGGTTTTGGACGGCACGTTCAAAATCAAATTGGTCGACGGCAAAGAAGTCGAAGTCGCCACGCTGTGGACGCTTTATCAAGTGCATCTGAAAGACTACGACCTCAACACTGTCGTTGAAATCACTCACGCGCCGAAAAATCTCATCGAACAGTTGGCGCAAGACTTCGCGACGATGAAGCCGGTGGCGATTCATCAGGGCGAGGGCATCAATCACTGGTTTCACGCGACGGAGATGAACCGCGCCGCGTATTTGCCGCTGATGCTCACTGGCAATATCGGCAAGCCCGGCGCCGGCTGTCACACCTGGGCGGGCAACTACAAAGCCGCGCTCTTTCAAGGCTCGCCGTGGACCGGCCCCGGCTTTAAAGGCTGGGTCGCGGAAGATCCGTTCGAGCCGAATCTCGATCCAAATGCGCCCGGTAAAGGCATTCACGCGCACGCCTATACCAAGGATGAAGAGCCGGCCTATTGGAATCATGGCGACAAGGCGCTGATCGTTGAGACGCCGAAATATGGCCGCAAAAATTTCACCGGCAACACCCACATGCCGACGCCGACCAAGGCGCTGATCTTCAACAACGTCAACCTCATCAACAACGCCAAGTGGGCCTACGAGATGATCAAGAACGTCAACCCGAATATCGAAATGATCGTCTCGATGGATATTCAGATGACGGCTTCCATCGAATATGCCGACTTGGCCTTGCCGGCAAACTCGTGGCTGGAGTTCGAGGATTTGGAAGTCACCGCGAGCTGCTCCAATCCCTTTCTGCAAATTTGGAAGGGCGGCATCAAGCCGGTCTTCGACAGCAAGGATGATTTGGCGATTCTCGCCGGCATCGCGA
Proteins encoded:
- a CDS encoding molybdopterin-dependent oxidoreductase, with the translated sequence MSEHKIENFGTLNRRQFLRWLGVGAGTTVLNMGLPLNLLATADPDQNPLAGQIDRNWEKIYRDQYKYDSFFDWVCSPNDTHACRVRAYVRNGIVTRLGSTYDYQNYADLYGNHASHNWNPRQCAKGFTFHRVIYGPYRLKHPIVRRGWKAWADAGFPELTPELKAQYKFDSRGDDEFVQISWGDAFDCVAKALVAISTRYSGDAGKQRLLSQGYQPEMVEATQGAGTRCVKMRGGMGLLGVLGKYGMYRLNNSLALLDAKIRGVDHHHALAGRNWANYTWHGDQAPGQPWVHGLQASDCDFNDLRFSKLIIMDGKNLVENKLTDSHWFIETMERGAKIVVIAPEYGPPSTKADYWIPIRPATDAALWLGITKIMIENKWYDDKFVKQFTDLPLLVRKDNLKRLRATEVFPNYQSDLKPDGPSMKIQGMTKEQHDKLGDYVIWDAQENKPRAVTRDDVGETMAQQGIDPVLDGTFKIKLVDGKEVEVATLWTLYQVHLKDYDLNTVVEITHAPKNLIEQLAQDFATMKPVAIHQGEGINHWFHATEMNRAAYLPLMLTGNIGKPGAGCHTWAGNYKAALFQGSPWTGPGFKGWVAEDPFEPNLDPNAPGKGIHAHAYTKDEEPAYWNHGDKALIVETPKYGRKNFTGNTHMPTPTKALIFNNVNLINNAKWAYEMIKNVNPNIEMIVSMDIQMTASIEYADLALPANSWLEFEDLEVTASCSNPFLQIWKGGIKPVFDSKDDLAILAGIAKALGKVTGDSRFTDYFKFEYEGKRSVYLQRLLDTSTTTAGYKLDDIMAGKYGPPGGALMLFRTYPRIPFYEQIKDSEPFHTDTGRLHAYADIPEAIEYGENFIVHREGPEATPYLPNVIVSSNPFIRPDDYGIPLTAEHWDERTIRNAKMPWAQVKNTKNFLWEKGFQFYCLTPKTRHRVHSSWSNVDWHMLYDSNFGDPYRLDKRSPSVGEHQIHINPQAARDLGINDGDYVYVDANPADRPYIGAKPDEFFYRVSRCMLRVKYNHAYPYNIVMMKHAPFIATEKSVRAHETRPDGRALSENTGYQSNLRYGSQQSITRNWHMPMHQTDSLFHKAKATMGFIFGGEADNHALNTVPKETLVRVTKAEDGGMNGAGIWLPATTGFTPDNESAFMEKYIAGELIAIVE
- a CDS encoding ethylbenzene dehydrogenase-related protein; this encodes MPLRQFIVLLLLWELCAWPADSSAQASREPAASPLPRLRPSRMLPPSSELLALGKKTYTKECAPCHGLDGRGQGEAAYLLYPKPRDFVTAQYRLVSTWERQPTDVDLFTTISRGIPGSAMPSWAHLPEETRWGLVHYLKTFAQNPINPDTAVSESGTGVIKVPPAPPYTAEAAQRAQEYFRDACASCHGGKGKGDGVQQQFDSEGYPTRPRDLTVGVFKGMAAPQEVYRRIVAGLPGTPMPMSDWAYGNDAWDLTHFVLSLSSPEQRERAEMRKFEIVARYVPLIPDHPDASVWRDSPNMNLHMMPLWWRNDRPEILTVQAVHDGKELALRLMWYDDTNDKTAMRVQDFRDAAAVSFTLDPDPPFFGMGEKGRFVNIWMWKAERQADLEAAFQDLDKVYPNLGIDSYPNSMRSALEQPTRHALTMESDPTFITGWGAGNIVSDPTRESAAEALYAQGFGTLKAHPIPDQTVTAKGAYDIGTYRVVFRRAFKASVSNVKAGSSAAKISTLDFVPGQTVRVAFAVWNGHAGDRDGKKSVTIWQDLVIAK